In the genome of Candidatus Nitrosotalea sinensis, the window TGTGATTTTAGAAGAGCCTCAAGTGATGCCATATGCGATTATGAGTCTTTGTAATCGATTAAGTTTTTGTTATGATCAGTATTTGACACCTGAGTTAAAATTTTCAACATATTTTTGATCTTTTTACCAAAATTTTGACGTGTTTAGAAGGCCAACAAGAAGATTTTATGTAGCAAATAGATACAAAAATCATGGATTTTCACCCATCACAACTTCCAGTGATACAATCATTTCAGATCGATGATGAACGAAAAGCAGTAGAAATAGCAGACCAGATGGTAAAACTTGGCTTTACAACACAAAAAGGAGCGTTCAAGGTAATAATGACAAAAGAACAAAAGATTGCAAAAAAGATAGGATTTACCATCATGAATGAACTTAATTTTGGATTACGAAAAACAAAACAAGAAAGAGATGTCAGATATTGGATCTACAGCCATGATGCTGATCATTATGCAATGGTCTTGATAAGTTCAAAAGTAATGTCAGAGTTAGGTTTTTGATTGTTCAAAAATAAGCTCAAGTTTTAGTTTCTTGGATACTATATCTGCAATCAGTATTCCAGTTACAACTCCTGCAATGACAGTCATAGGATATTCTTCTAAAAGATATAGCCTACTAATTGATACAACTGCAGGATATAGCCACAAGAGATAGCATCCCCGAGGAAATCTTTTAGATAATGCATATCCTACGACAAATGCAAACATTGTAGTTCTCATGGTTGCTCCTGCAGGGAAAGTTCCTTCGATGTTACACGGCACGCCAACATCTGCTCCAGATTTTATTGGAAGATGAGCTCCAAGGTACTCTAGTGCTGGTTTTTCATACCCGGTGTAACATCTAACATATGCTACAGCCATGCTTCCCACTAATAGTGAAAGAAGTAGGACTAGTCCAAGGCGTCGTGTTTTTTTTATTATAAACAAAATAATGCTTACAAATATTGGATACAATACCCATCCAAGTTCTGTAAATACGTCCATTGTGATATCTACTGGATAATGCCCTACAACCTTGGAAAGTGCAGTCTCAAATCCTGTATCATAGGATAGCATAGATTTTGATAATGCAAAATATAGTAGAACTAGAAAACAGACAAAGAATAGGAAAAATGTTCTGCTTCTTATATCAAATAGCCAATTCTGCAAAGAAGATTCCTCCTATCAACATCAGTATCACTATGCGATGTATACCATTATTAAAATCAGTGTCTTGATGTAAATTACTAGTTGATTTTATAACTATACTATGGTTTTCAAGTTTTCACATTATTGTATGAAGTCTTTTCATGTACGAGAATACACATGAGTTTGACAACTATGTTATTTTACAAGTTAGGATTGTTTGCAATACAAGAAGTAGAGAACATGTGTTTATCTTAATATGAAAATCATGTTCTGTTTTTTATGCACATACATACAAAGCAACATAGAAACCGTGGACGTGTCTTTCTTTGTACGATCACACGCCAGTCTGACACACCCCTAACATCCACGGTTTCTTATACAATAGTACAATCAAACACATTCAAGAATTTGAGGAATAAGCAAAATCATTTTTAGGTTCTGAAAAAACAAAATTGTTTACAGATGTTTTATTTGCGATCTATACTGTTACAATATAAACAATAAATGAAAATAAATGGACAAATTTTTCAAAAAATGTTTTTTAATATAAGGTAGGCATGGGAGAGATCAGATTATTGTCAGAATGAATCATAGCTGCAACCGGATGTTCAAGAGCCAGTAGGAAGAAAAAGATCGGCTAAAAGATTTTAACCACATCTAAAGATAGAACTGGCATTGAGAATACTTACTATTAGTGATTTTGACGTAAAGGGTAAAACCGTATTTTTGCGAGTTGACATGAACTGCCCAATAGATCCTTCTACCATGGAGATAATCGAGACTAGTAGAATAAGAGAATCTACAGATTCCCTGAAGGCTTTGGAGGGTGCAAAGGTTGTCATTGGATCACATCAAGGAAGAGTCGGCAACAAGGACTATACAGGAATGGAAAAACATGCTAAGGTACTAGAACAGATACTGGGACGTAAGATAAAGTACATTGAAGATGTAATAGGTGCAGAGGCACAAAGAGAGATAAAAAATATGAAAGATGGCGATATCATACTTTTAGATAACCTCAGACTATGCGCAGAGGAAAATTATGAGTTTTCTGCAGATGACGCAGCAAAGACAATAATGGTGCAAAGACTTTCAAAATTGTTTGATATTTGTGTGCTTGATTCATTTCCAAGCTCACATAGGTCCCACCCATCAATAGTTGGCTTTGCTCATGTATTACCATCATGCGCAGGAAAATTGGTAGAACGCGAGGTAAGGAAATTGGATGAGATAATGACAGTGGCCAAGGGCCCACACGTAGTAGTATTAGGTGGCTCCAAAGTTGTCGACAGATTAGAGGCAATAAAGGAATTAATCCAGAATGGCAGGGCAGACCAGGTTCTTCTCACAGGCGTTATTGCAAATGTATTTTTGAGAGCTCAAGGGAGAATCAAATTCCCACTAGGCATCAAAAGAGAGGAAGAGGTTGTCTCAAAAGCACATGCATTGATTGGAGAATATCCTGATGTATTTTCAGTTCCAGTTGATATTGCAATTGAGAGAAATGGAAAAAGAGTAGAGATGGATGTCAGAGAGCTTGCCAAGGGTGAACAAATTTTTGATTTAGGTCCAAAATCAGTAGAATATTACCTAAAATCAATCCAGAGTGCTGGAACGGTTTTCATGAGTGGGCCTGCAGGATTTTTTGAAAATGAGAATTTCAAATTTGGAACAGAGTCACTTCTAAAAGGTGTCGCAAATTCATTTGCAACAACAATTGTAAGTGGTGGACATCTTACTGCTGCACTAAAAAG includes:
- a CDS encoding phosphatase PAP2 family protein translates to MQNWLFDIRSRTFFLFFVCFLVLLYFALSKSMLSYDTGFETALSKVVGHYPVDITMDVFTELGWVLYPIFVSIILFIIKKTRRLGLVLLLSLLVGSMAVAYVRCYTGYEKPALEYLGAHLPIKSGADVGVPCNIEGTFPAGATMRTTMFAFVVGYALSKRFPRGCYLLWLYPAVVSISRLYLLEEYPMTVIAGVVTGILIADIVSKKLKLELIFEQSKT
- a CDS encoding phosphoglycerate kinase, which translates into the protein MLTISDFDVKGKTVFLRVDMNCPIDPSTMEIIETSRIRESTDSLKALEGAKVVIGSHQGRVGNKDYTGMEKHAKVLEQILGRKIKYIEDVIGAEAQREIKNMKDGDIILLDNLRLCAEENYEFSADDAAKTIMVQRLSKLFDICVLDSFPSSHRSHPSIVGFAHVLPSCAGKLVEREVRKLDEIMTVAKGPHVVVLGGSKVVDRLEAIKELIQNGRADQVLLTGVIANVFLRAQGRIKFPLGIKREEEVVSKAHALIGEYPDVFSVPVDIAIERNGKRVEMDVRELAKGEQIFDLGPKSVEYYLKSIQSAGTVFMSGPAGFFENENFKFGTESLLKGVANSFATTIVSGGHLTAALKRYGLAEKINHISTAGGALVLYLTGVKLPMIQALEEAAARYRSTK